The following proteins come from a genomic window of Lemur catta isolate mLemCat1 unplaced genomic scaffold, mLemCat1.pri scaffold_65_ctg1, whole genome shotgun sequence:
- the LOC123629958 gene encoding putative neuroblastoma breakpoint family member 5: MAGSLCSLSRQRAQMDIWEQNRELRSQLVEAKQQVLDLREKLNISESTAFSLANQLQKYKCGKFRDVLESVLGVRLDFWEEEWAEMPTLEDELREANRLIDQQARELTRLRQVLREGRDGSFLLKQHLQAILLQDNPDSCQGQDLREHLTEGHRLAEHLARTLSPENHKDQEEEKEEEPPAPR; encoded by the exons ATGGCAGGGTCCCTCTGCTCtctgtccaggcagagggcacagatgGACATCTGGGAACAAAACAGGGAACTGCGCTCCCAGCTGGTGGAGGCTAAACAGCAGGTTCTGGACCTCAGGGAGAAACTGAACATTTCCGAATCAACTGCTTTCTCCCTGGCCAACCAGCTGCAGAAATACA AGTGTGGCAAGTTCAGGGATGTCCTGGAGTCCgtgctgggggtgaggctggacttctgggaggaggagtgggcagAGATGCCGACCCTGGAGGACGAGCTCAG GGAAGCCAACAGGCTCATTGACCAGCAGGCCCGAGAGCTGACCCGATTGAGGCAGGTGTTGCGAGAGGGGAGAGATGGCTCATTTCTCCTCAAGCAGCACCTGCAGGCCATCCTCCTCCAGGACAATCCTGACAGCTGCCAGGGCCAGGACCTCCGTGAGCACCTGACAGAGGGGCACAGGCTGGCAGAGCACCTCGCCCGCACGCTCAGCCCAG aaaaccacaaagatcaggaggaggagaaggaagaagaaccaCCAGCCCCCAGGTAG
- the LOC123629959 gene encoding neuroblastoma breakpoint family member 4-like, with product MEREACPQGPWSGDLSPCVSQVQAANTQLQPSALVTDCLQLQLDQQWGRGCGFATWSLPCDPWILAASADSGHQWLLLPVLGFPGAQPRLPALAQTVSPLLAGPSALKPRMSERKLLFSKWRVTCSFSGLQLRVQSRCNLRLVSMVKLIIDFARPARSLECACQDSRVFLLFHPWRPVAP from the exons ATGGAGCGG GAGGCCTGTCCCCAAGGGCCTTGGAGTGGAGACTTGAGCCCCTGCGTGTCACAGGTGCAAGCTGCAAACACACAGCTGCAGCCAAGCGCCCTGGTGACTGACTGTCTGCAGCTCCAGCTGGACCAGCAGTGGGGTCGTGGCTGTGGCTTTGCCACATGGAGCCTCCCCTGCGACCCCTGGATCCTCGCAGCCAGCGCTGACTCTGGGCACCAGTGGCTGctcctcccag TTCTTGGATTCCCAGGAGCCCAGCCAAGACTCCCTGCACTGGCCCAGACGGTCTCTCCCCTGCTCGCTGGCCCGAGTGCCCTGAAACCGAGGATGAGCGAGAGAAAGTTGCTGTTCAGCAAGTGGAGAGTCACGTGCAGTTTCTCAGGCCTGCAGCTGCGGGTGCAGAG CCGCTGTAACCTCCGTCTGGTCTCGATGGTCAAGTTGATCATTGACTTTGCAAGGCCAGCCAGGTCCCTGGAATGCGCCTGCCAGGACTCaagagttttccttcttttccatccttgGCGACCTGTAGCTCCCTAG